Proteins encoded within one genomic window of Phototrophicus methaneseepsis:
- a CDS encoding RNA polymerase sigma factor, translated as MELGPIGYNGGSVMISEDMTSAMTTQLDRTNEEWLADLRSTQGQQPAAIDDLRERVKRSIYYYLSQERSDLRDLAQKELVTMAEDLAQDAVLRVMDNLDNFRGESRFTTWANKIAVRLAISELRRARYKDFSLDDLTADGDFLSAEASIVGEAPPNPETAAERDDVIARIDAAMKEALTDRQYRALVAVALRGVPMDIVAEQLDTNRNALYKLIYDARRNLKNYMESQGLSTDYMLDLFQR; from the coding sequence GTGGAACTTGGGCCCATCGGGTACAATGGCGGTAGTGTGATGATCTCTGAAGATATGACGAGTGCTATGACGACACAACTAGACCGCACCAACGAAGAATGGTTGGCCGACCTCCGGAGCACACAGGGCCAGCAGCCCGCTGCGATTGATGACTTGCGGGAACGTGTCAAACGCAGCATCTATTATTATCTCAGCCAGGAACGCAGCGACCTGCGCGACCTGGCACAGAAGGAACTCGTCACCATGGCGGAGGACCTGGCTCAGGATGCGGTGTTACGCGTCATGGATAACCTCGATAACTTTAGAGGTGAGAGCCGTTTTACGACGTGGGCCAATAAGATCGCTGTGCGGCTGGCAATTAGCGAACTGCGCCGCGCTCGCTATAAAGATTTCAGCCTGGATGACCTGACCGCTGATGGCGATTTCCTCTCAGCAGAGGCCAGCATCGTGGGCGAAGCCCCACCCAACCCCGAAACAGCCGCTGAGCGCGATGATGTCATCGCTCGTATTGACGCGGCGATGAAAGAAGCGCTGACAGATCGCCAATATCGTGCCCTGGTTGCGGTCGCGTTGCGCGGCGTGCCGATGGATATCGTCGCGGAGCAGCTCGATACCAACCGGAATGCACTCTATAAGCTCATCTATGATGCCCGCCGCAACCTCAAGAACTATATGGAGTCTCAGGGGTTGTCTACGGATTATATGCTGGATCTCTTCCAGCGGTAA
- a CDS encoding VOC family protein: MTVFDMKPSEITEQAIHPATRMGHVHYTVADLVRQISFYRDVLGFQVHWREGDSAGLGAGQEDLLRLTQREDARRYRGTTGLYHTAFLVPTRWDLAHLLRRIAETRTRIQGMSDHGTHHAIYLPDVEGNGIELAWDRPKDQWPKTFTEMLSANGGLHPDDVFSALTDRDDEWQGLDAATAVGHVHLHVADLPSTMHFYRDVLGFGLPMDFENAPRQFTDSAIFFAAGDYHHHIGTNVWQGIGAPQPPEDATGLRTFSVIVPDEAELARVRARIAENGLTGEETESGFLVYDPAHNGVLLTTA, from the coding sequence ATGACCGTATTCGATATGAAACCATCTGAAATAACTGAACAGGCGATTCACCCTGCCACGCGTATGGGGCACGTTCACTATACCGTTGCAGACCTTGTCCGCCAGATCAGCTTTTACCGCGATGTGCTGGGCTTCCAGGTGCATTGGCGCGAAGGCGATTCCGCCGGGTTAGGGGCTGGTCAGGAAGATTTGCTGCGCCTGACCCAGCGAGAAGATGCGCGCCGCTATCGTGGCACCACAGGCTTATATCACACTGCTTTCCTGGTGCCTACGCGCTGGGACCTGGCACATTTGTTGCGCCGCATCGCAGAGACGCGTACGCGCATCCAAGGGATGAGCGACCACGGAACGCACCATGCCATTTATCTACCGGATGTTGAGGGGAACGGCATTGAATTGGCCTGGGATCGTCCTAAAGACCAATGGCCTAAAACCTTCACGGAGATGCTCTCTGCCAACGGTGGTCTGCACCCAGATGATGTCTTTAGCGCGCTGACAGACCGTGATGACGAATGGCAGGGGCTTGATGCAGCGACGGCTGTCGGCCATGTACATTTGCACGTCGCGGATTTGCCATCGACAATGCATTTTTACCGTGATGTATTGGGCTTTGGCCTGCCAATGGATTTTGAAAATGCGCCGCGTCAGTTTACGGATAGCGCCATTTTCTTCGCCGCGGGGGATTACCATCATCACATTGGTACGAACGTCTGGCAGGGGATTGGTGCGCCGCAGCCGCCGGAAGACGCGACAGGCTTGCGAACCTTCAGCGTCATCGTACCAGATGAGGCCGAACTTGCCCGCGTCAGGGCACGCATCGCAGAGAACGGCCTTACCGGGGAAGAAACAGAGAGCGGCTTCCTGGTCTATGATCCAGCACATAATGGCGTCCTGCTCACAACAGCTTAA
- a CDS encoding DoxX family protein: MDTTLLSIVQILTAVAFAGAGIMKLTQPKVKLQTNMGWVEDFSQNQVRLIGLLELLGAIGLILPVLLNILPWLTPIAAAGLVLTMIGAAITHIRRGELPQMVPSVVLGILAAIVFIGHATLLSL; this comes from the coding sequence ATGGATACAACTCTCCTATCGATCGTGCAGATCCTCACCGCGGTGGCATTTGCTGGGGCAGGGATTATGAAGTTGACACAGCCTAAAGTGAAGCTCCAGACGAATATGGGGTGGGTCGAGGACTTCTCCCAGAATCAGGTCCGTTTGATTGGTCTGCTGGAATTACTGGGTGCGATTGGTCTGATTTTGCCGGTGCTGCTGAACATCCTGCCCTGGCTGACCCCGATTGCGGCGGCTGGCCTGGTGCTCACAATGATTGGCGCCGCGATCACCCATATACGCCGGGGTGAACTGCCTCAGATGGTGCCCAGTGTGGTTTTAGGGATCCTGGCTGCCATTGTCTTCATCGGCCATGCTACCTTACTCTCACTTTGA
- a CDS encoding MarR family winged helix-turn-helix transcriptional regulator, which yields MDRPKVNDAQLLAQFCQMYRSAVDTFMVQAGMYRGQGLLLCEIAHRDGMTQSEIADALSVQGATITNMLKRMEEANLVVRRRDEEDNRLVRVYVTDEGREIEIAIGKQLASLEDTLFAGISQADRDTFRRIIWQMVDNMDTNC from the coding sequence ATGGATCGCCCTAAAGTTAACGATGCACAGCTTCTGGCGCAGTTTTGCCAGATGTACAGGAGTGCAGTTGATACATTTATGGTTCAGGCTGGCATGTATCGCGGCCAGGGTCTTTTGCTGTGCGAAATCGCCCATCGCGATGGGATGACCCAGTCTGAAATTGCCGACGCACTTTCCGTACAGGGTGCAACAATTACGAATATGCTCAAGCGCATGGAAGAAGCAAATCTCGTTGTGCGGCGGCGGGATGAAGAGGATAACCGCCTGGTGCGCGTCTATGTTACCGATGAGGGGCGCGAGATCGAAATCGCGATTGGCAAGCAACTAGCCAGCCTGGAAGATACACTTTTCGCGGGCATTAGCCAGGCAGATCGTGATACGTTTCGCCGCATCATCTGGCAGATGGTCGATAACATGGACACAAACTGCTAG
- a CDS encoding FHA domain-containing protein, with product MIKCPNCGTENPENAVACVRCGMPLVEATTRSLGDTDFEEGIPKWGSARFNGTMILVLEVLETQQMFEFNADEITELAIGRQDPDSGQSPAVDLAASDAINKGVSRHHATIVRRDGALHIVDNNSSNGTYLNGQRLVAKQPRILRDGDDIRLGHLVVRITFNISEVQR from the coding sequence GTGATAAAGTGTCCGAATTGTGGCACCGAAAACCCAGAAAATGCAGTCGCCTGCGTGCGATGTGGGATGCCGTTGGTAGAAGCAACCACACGCAGTTTGGGAGACACTGATTTTGAGGAAGGTATCCCCAAATGGGGTTCCGCTCGTTTTAATGGTACGATGATCCTTGTGTTGGAAGTGCTTGAAACACAGCAAATGTTTGAATTCAATGCAGATGAAATTACCGAATTAGCGATTGGCCGTCAGGATCCTGATTCCGGCCAGAGCCCGGCGGTTGATCTCGCTGCGAGCGATGCGATTAATAAGGGCGTTTCTCGTCATCATGCGACGATTGTGCGCCGTGATGGTGCTCTGCATATCGTGGACAATAACAGCTCGAACGGTACCTATCTCAATGGTCAACGCCTGGTTGCCAAGCAGCCACGTATCCTCAGAGATGGGGACGACATCCGTTTGGGCCATCTCGTTGTACGGATTACATTCAATATATCGGAAGTACAGCGCTAG
- the ftsH gene encoding ATP-dependent zinc metalloprotease FtsH — protein MLIIVFAVVLVVLMMSTQSMGGGQAVSFRALRQEAENDQIAEILVRGDNEVVVSYADGRRISYTKSFNDDVLDLLGYDNVIEAPFVYSSEAADNSGAVLLNLLFILVPSAIILFFFWRMMRNVRSGQDQAMSFGRSKARVSRDMERPQVTFDDVAGAEEAKEELKEVVEFLKEPEKFIRLGARVPKGVLMVGPPGTGKTLMARAVAGEAGAPFFSISGSEFVEMFVGVGASRVRDLFERAKSEAPAIIFIDEIDAVGRQRGAGLGGGHDEREQTLNQILVEMDGFENDTNVIIIAATNRPDILDPALLRPGRFDRKVVMDNPDVKGREDILKVHTRGKPLAPDVDIEALSRITAGFSGADLENLVNEAAILAARRNKKSIAMSEMQESMERVVMGPERRSRVITPEEKERIAYHEAGHAILFHVLEHSSPVHKITIVSRGQAGGYVMPLPTGDKMLKSKEEFEDDIVAAMGGRAAEEIIYNNYTTGAQGDLRQATRMARAMVTQFGMSERLGPRAYGSNNGPIFLGREMGETRDYSEQYAQAIDDEVKGILQSAYQRAKNLLLEYHEQMQTLVRVLIERETLTSSEFVEIIEGDTATASSPFDMPLPGED, from the coding sequence ATGTTGATTATCGTCTTCGCCGTCGTACTGGTGGTGCTGATGATGAGCACTCAGTCGATGGGTGGCGGTCAGGCTGTTTCCTTCCGGGCGCTGCGCCAGGAAGCGGAAAATGACCAGATTGCTGAAATTCTCGTGCGGGGTGATAACGAAGTCGTCGTCTCGTATGCAGATGGCCGTCGCATCAGCTATACGAAGAGCTTTAATGACGATGTGTTGGACCTGCTGGGCTATGACAACGTCATAGAAGCCCCCTTCGTCTATTCTTCGGAAGCAGCGGATAACTCCGGCGCTGTCCTGCTCAATTTGCTGTTTATCCTTGTGCCGAGCGCCATCATTTTGTTCTTCTTCTGGCGTATGATGCGCAACGTCCGCAGCGGGCAAGACCAGGCTATGAGCTTTGGCCGCAGCAAGGCGCGCGTCTCGCGCGATATGGAGCGCCCACAGGTCACATTTGATGATGTCGCCGGGGCAGAAGAAGCGAAAGAAGAACTCAAAGAAGTTGTCGAGTTCTTGAAAGAGCCGGAAAAATTCATCCGATTGGGTGCGCGCGTGCCGAAAGGCGTGCTGATGGTTGGCCCTCCAGGTACGGGTAAGACGCTGATGGCGCGTGCCGTCGCTGGCGAAGCAGGTGCCCCGTTCTTCAGCATTAGCGGCTCAGAATTCGTTGAGATGTTCGTGGGTGTCGGCGCAAGCCGTGTACGCGATCTCTTCGAACGGGCCAAGTCGGAAGCCCCTGCCATCATCTTCATTGATGAAATTGACGCTGTGGGCCGTCAGCGTGGTGCTGGCCTGGGCGGCGGGCACGATGAACGTGAACAGACGCTCAACCAGATTCTCGTCGAGATGGATGGCTTTGAGAATGACACCAACGTCATCATCATCGCTGCCACCAACCGCCCGGACATCCTGGACCCAGCGCTGCTGCGTCCTGGCCGCTTCGACCGTAAGGTCGTCATGGATAACCCGGATGTGAAGGGCCGCGAGGATATCCTCAAGGTGCATACACGTGGCAAGCCATTGGCACCAGATGTAGATATTGAAGCGCTGTCACGTATTACAGCGGGCTTCAGCGGTGCAGACCTGGAAAACCTCGTCAACGAAGCAGCCATCCTGGCAGCACGCCGCAATAAGAAATCCATCGCCATGAGCGAAATGCAGGAAAGTATGGAACGCGTGGTGATGGGGCCGGAACGCCGCAGCCGCGTGATTACGCCAGAAGAAAAAGAGCGTATCGCTTACCACGAAGCCGGCCATGCAATCCTGTTCCATGTGCTGGAACACTCTTCCCCGGTGCACAAGATCACCATCGTCTCTCGTGGGCAGGCTGGCGGTTATGTGATGCCACTGCCAACAGGCGATAAGATGCTCAAATCCAAAGAAGAATTTGAGGACGATATCGTCGCTGCAATGGGTGGCCGTGCCGCAGAAGAGATCATCTACAACAACTACACCACCGGCGCACAAGGCGACCTGCGTCAGGCGACACGGATGGCCCGCGCAATGGTGACGCAGTTCGGCATGAGCGAGCGCCTTGGCCCGCGTGCTTATGGCAGTAACAATGGTCCTATCTTCCTGGGCCGAGAAATGGGCGAAACCCGCGACTACAGCGAACAGTACGCTCAGGCCATCGACGATGAAGTAAAGGGCATTCTGCAATCGGCATACCAGCGTGCTAAGAACCTGCTGCTGGAATACCACGAACAGATGCAAACCCTGGTGCGTGTGCTGATTGAGCGCGAGACGCTCACCAGCTCGGAATTTGTGGAAATTATCGAAGGCGACACCGCGACCGCATCATCGCCCTTCGATATGCCGCTCCCCGGCGAAGACTAA
- a CDS encoding class I SAM-dependent methyltransferase has product MAPQSSGLQRSYDAIAEEYAQRLYNELTHKPFDRKMLDWLVEKAPSGGLICDMGCGPGQIAAYIMHQGEHACGIDVSLGMVVQAQRLNPDVPFQQGDMLALKSVPDDAYHGIAAFYSLIHIPLPQLPQALTELHRVLVPGGILLATYHIGDETRHFDAFMGSAVDMDFYFFQTPIMRQHMEHAGFVIEEAIERDPYRDDVEVQTRRGYIFARKPKA; this is encoded by the coding sequence ATGGCACCTCAATCATCCGGGTTGCAGCGCAGTTACGATGCTATCGCTGAAGAATACGCTCAGCGACTGTACAACGAGCTAACGCACAAGCCTTTTGACCGTAAAATGCTCGATTGGCTGGTTGAAAAAGCGCCCTCAGGTGGCCTCATCTGTGATATGGGCTGTGGGCCGGGGCAGATCGCCGCTTACATCATGCACCAGGGCGAGCACGCCTGTGGCATTGATGTTAGCCTTGGGATGGTCGTACAGGCACAGCGCCTCAACCCGGATGTTCCTTTTCAGCAGGGGGATATGCTGGCGCTGAAAAGCGTGCCTGATGACGCTTATCATGGCATTGCTGCGTTTTACTCGCTGATTCATATCCCGCTGCCACAACTACCACAGGCCCTTACAGAGCTGCATCGCGTTTTGGTACCAGGTGGCATTTTGCTGGCGACGTACCATATCGGTGACGAAACGCGCCACTTTGATGCATTCATGGGGTCAGCCGTCGATATGGATTTTTACTTCTTCCAGACGCCCATCATGCGCCAGCACATGGAACATGCCGGTTTTGTCATCGAAGAAGCTATCGAGCGAGACCCATATCGCGATGATGTCGAAGTCCAAACCCGGCGCGGCTACATCTTCGCCAGGAAGCCCAAAGCTTGA